A window from Photobacterium sp. DA100 encodes these proteins:
- a CDS encoding acyl carrier protein — MDKLFKDKVIEIIAEVLELENDEVGLDDALVDDLGADSLDIVDLSFSLGKTFKIQMPQKSVIAHALEVADEDSVFVVNERLTAKGAELLQLSPFKYSADKVSEGISLTEVYLSTSVSNWANVCLAIKESGLSGEDVIHHYVSTFCEQLRAVA; from the coding sequence ATGGATAAGTTATTTAAAGATAAAGTCATTGAGATTATTGCTGAAGTATTAGAGTTAGAGAATGATGAAGTTGGTTTGGATGATGCGCTTGTTGATGATTTAGGTGCAGATTCCCTAGATATCGTTGACCTTTCTTTTTCCTTAGGGAAAACTTTCAAAATTCAAATGCCACAGAAAAGCGTTATAGCTCATGCATTGGAAGTTGCGGATGAAGACAGTGTTTTCGTGGTAAATGAGCGCCTGACTGCAAAAGGCGCTGAACTGTTGCAATTGAGTCCTTTTAAATACTCTGCAGACAAAGTATCTGAAGGGATAAGCCTAACAGAAGTCTATCTTTCAACATCAGTCTCTAATTGGGCAAATGTCTGTTTGGCTATTAAAGAAAGCGGGTTGTCTGGTGAAGATGTTATCCATCACTATGTTTCGACTTTCTGTGAACAATTGAGAGCTGTTGCCTAA
- a CDS encoding beta-ketoacyl synthase N-terminal-like domain-containing protein: MPAYLKQGQQQLPEGMGWEVFFSQASFPVTALDNNTSLGLADQAAYLRDTDLKQIEVSRIVRKTSEKQSRWVIENSVNSWRQYFGDQAGGGRAGLFLGLGTVDCDDDGEQISFHGDYNQLAREGLCQIKPLSGLTLLNSTTASHIAERLQITGVNGVYSPHADAGGNAFAEAYFNLTENQCDVALVSGGSQKITPWYFLAYQSVLSGVSAQSWCPAEAVASVLLSQSPQSAEGALLSVHRGFSANFQASQYLLDQIALQLAQSHAGTSFENPLQIIHVGLPEPAQKMVAPMSRFFPGAHQLLLDTVIGTTGPAGAAIGVNLALEILKRQEMLSSNQALSNPKPAKVDESVLKAPDCVPLNCQHVLVACYGLQGQQVFLLIGDTSTDNALVGEGKGALHG; encoded by the coding sequence ATGCCTGCATATTTAAAACAAGGGCAACAACAGTTACCTGAAGGTATGGGGTGGGAGGTGTTTTTTTCGCAAGCCTCTTTCCCAGTTACTGCCCTCGATAACAATACCAGCCTAGGCCTTGCGGATCAGGCTGCCTATTTGAGAGATACCGATTTAAAACAAATAGAAGTGTCGCGCATCGTTCGTAAGACATCGGAAAAACAGTCTCGCTGGGTGATAGAGAACAGCGTTAACAGTTGGCGGCAGTATTTTGGAGACCAAGCAGGAGGGGGAAGAGCAGGGTTATTTCTTGGTTTGGGCACTGTTGATTGTGATGATGACGGGGAGCAAATTTCATTCCATGGCGATTACAATCAGCTGGCCCGTGAGGGGCTTTGCCAAATAAAACCTTTGTCTGGCTTGACCCTGCTAAATTCGACGACGGCGAGCCATATTGCCGAGCGGCTGCAAATAACAGGTGTGAATGGTGTCTACTCACCCCACGCCGATGCCGGGGGTAATGCGTTTGCCGAGGCGTACTTTAACCTGACGGAAAACCAGTGTGATGTTGCCTTGGTTTCCGGCGGAAGCCAAAAAATTACCCCCTGGTATTTCTTGGCCTACCAGTCGGTTTTGTCTGGCGTCAGTGCTCAATCCTGGTGTCCTGCCGAAGCTGTGGCCTCGGTACTGCTTAGCCAATCCCCACAATCAGCTGAAGGGGCTCTGTTAAGTGTTCACCGTGGATTCAGTGCCAACTTCCAAGCCAGCCAATATTTGCTTGATCAGATTGCGCTGCAATTAGCGCAAAGCCATGCCGGTACATCATTTGAAAATCCGTTGCAGATTATCCATGTGGGACTGCCAGAGCCAGCACAAAAGATGGTTGCGCCGATGAGCCGCTTCTTTCCCGGAGCACACCAGTTGTTACTCGATACCGTGATAGGAACCACAGGTCCTGCCGGAGCTGCGATTGGAGTTAATTTGGCGTTAGAAATCCTCAAGCGGCAAGAGATGTTGAGCAGTAACCAAGCGTTGTCAAACCCGAAGCCCGCAAAGGTGGATGAGTCAGTACTCAAAGCGCCAGACTGTGTGCCGCTTAACTGCCAGCATGTGCTGGTAGCTTGTTACGGCTTGCAGGGGCAACAGGTGTTTCTATTGATTGGGGATACATCAACTGATAACGCGCTGGTTGGTGAAGGAAAAGGAGCCCTGCATGGTTAA
- a CDS encoding DUF3429 domain-containing protein produces the protein MTSTPNQIMTRLAYLGLVPFALSLICIWADKTLFGLSAHKVFIAYSAIILSFLSGILWGNAIDHMKTSLSRNALLLSNLFALIAWGVLLHSPDSYTWSVLVLLFGFVAIWFAEKKIREVEKENSPADYQPMRNKLTGIVAFFHLVALAS, from the coding sequence ATGACTTCAACCCCCAATCAAATAATGACCCGCCTTGCCTATCTGGGGTTAGTCCCATTTGCACTTAGCCTAATCTGTATCTGGGCGGACAAGACCCTATTCGGACTCAGTGCTCATAAAGTATTTATCGCCTACAGCGCAATTATCCTCAGCTTTCTGTCAGGTATTCTGTGGGGAAATGCAATCGACCACATGAAAACCAGCCTAAGCCGCAACGCCCTACTGCTCAGTAACCTCTTCGCCCTGATTGCCTGGGGGGTGTTGCTGCATTCACCGGACAGTTATACCTGGTCGGTACTGGTGCTGCTATTTGGCTTCGTTGCCATCTGGTTTGCCGAGAAAAAAATCCGCGAAGTCGAAAAAGAAAACAGCCCTGCCGATTACCAGCCCATGCGCAACAAACTCACCGGCATTGTCGCCTTCTTTCATCTTGTCGCTTTGGCAAGCTAA
- a CDS encoding beta-ketoacyl-[acyl-carrier-protein] synthase family protein, with the protein METVAVTGIGLITGDHLSAEGQFSALFNGESTIKKDVRLLDLGIDNIVSSPISSSVISKLKNKHIRCDDNNYEGTYVAFDAVVQAVHFAGLKKEMLKNAGLFLGVNKIFPDNKDLNFLWDYYKGVNIADDDRSKVLQRLKHLKPDLISEYISSRLSISGPSLVFGDACAAGAAAIMSGFRRIQQGQLDVAICGASEFGTQPIMQLLFTKLGATCSQTFPTPEQTSRPFDKDRSGCVLADAAAFLVLENADLAKRQGKKVLAYISGASRQIESYKLTATNPDGSLYRECIEKALEDAQLSPDAISHVNAHGTSTVSNDQAESRALASLFSNSTTVTSTKSALGHSLAASGAIEAVLSVMSIEKQQVLPTLNFTEPKPEEPRLNIVKRGASQAINHVLSNSFGFGGENCCLIFSKEYP; encoded by the coding sequence ATGGAAACTGTTGCTGTAACAGGGATAGGGCTTATAACTGGCGATCACCTTAGTGCTGAAGGTCAATTCTCAGCACTTTTCAATGGGGAGTCGACCATAAAGAAAGATGTAAGACTCCTTGATTTAGGTATTGATAATATCGTGAGCTCGCCTATTTCTTCATCTGTTATTTCTAAACTAAAAAATAAACACATACGATGTGATGATAATAACTATGAAGGAACCTATGTGGCTTTTGATGCGGTCGTGCAGGCTGTACATTTTGCTGGTCTTAAAAAAGAAATGCTAAAGAATGCAGGTCTTTTTTTAGGTGTAAATAAAATTTTCCCAGACAATAAAGATTTGAATTTCCTATGGGATTACTACAAAGGGGTTAATATAGCAGATGATGATAGATCGAAGGTGTTGCAGCGATTAAAACATTTAAAGCCAGATCTGATATCAGAATATATTTCATCTCGTTTGTCTATTAGTGGTCCAAGTTTAGTCTTCGGTGATGCTTGCGCGGCTGGAGCTGCTGCAATCATGTCTGGTTTCCGTCGTATTCAACAAGGACAACTCGACGTTGCTATTTGTGGTGCCTCTGAGTTTGGTACACAACCGATTATGCAATTGTTATTTACTAAGCTGGGTGCGACCTGTAGTCAAACATTTCCAACGCCTGAACAAACATCGCGGCCATTTGATAAGGATCGTTCTGGTTGCGTACTTGCTGATGCGGCGGCATTTTTGGTGTTGGAAAATGCGGATCTTGCTAAACGCCAAGGGAAAAAAGTATTGGCTTATATTAGTGGCGCTTCGAGGCAAATTGAATCCTACAAACTAACGGCAACCAACCCGGATGGCAGCTTATATCGTGAATGCATTGAAAAGGCTCTGGAAGATGCGCAATTGTCACCTGATGCCATCAGCCATGTAAATGCACATGGCACATCAACAGTGAGCAATGACCAAGCCGAGTCTCGTGCGCTAGCTAGTTTGTTTTCTAACTCAACTACAGTGACTTCGACAAAATCTGCGTTAGGGCATTCGCTGGCCGCCAGTGGTGCAATTGAGGCGGTGTTGTCGGTAATGTCCATTGAAAAGCAGCAGGTGCTACCAACGCTTAATTTTACTGAGCCAAAGCCGGAGGAGCCACGGCTTAATATTGTTAAGCGAGGAGCTTCTCAGGCTATCAATCACGTTCTCAGTAATTCCTTTGGGTTTGGCGGGGAAAATTGTTGCTTAATTTTTTCCAAGGAGTACCCGTAA